The Nitrososphaerales archaeon genome segment TTGCTTGAGAATCCCAGTTTATGAAGTACGTCCCTCATGCCCCTTTCCCTGTACTCTATACCATACTTCCTCCTTACATGCTCGATGACCATCCTTGTAGTCCATAATGCTTGATCGAAGCCATTTTTCTGTGGTCCCTTGATAAGACGATATGCGAAATCATATAGATCGCTAGTTCCTATGCTTGCTGTTGGCCTGCGGTCGAGGTTGATACTGCCTCGTATGAGGGCGACGATAAGACTGGCCCTAATTGAGCGGAGATCCAAATACCTAACAGGGTGAATGGGAGAATTCCGCTGCGTCAGGCTAACAAGAACAAATGAAAGAAAGGAGG includes the following:
- a CDS encoding winged helix-turn-helix domain-containing protein; translation: SFLSFVLVSLTQRNSPIHPVRYLDLRSIRASLIVALIRGSINLDRRPTASIGTSDLYDFAYRLIKGPQKNGFDQALWTTRMVIEHVRRKYGIEYRERGMRDVLHKLGFSSKKPRPTHYKAERRHWAAFKKMPARLLSSIQKSTNYSAWMSQLTA